The Ooceraea biroi isolate clonal line C1 chromosome 11, Obir_v5.4, whole genome shotgun sequence genome includes a region encoding these proteins:
- the LOC113562952 gene encoding uncharacterized protein LOC113562952: MVDVLDIGDEPVFDERIVGLETHTYNPYANTTFGHSDEIRIPIQQQDLYTLPSEGDAQAAPIKPGEPQMHLVNNCAAFLFDELRYELNGVEIDRSRNVGVTSTLKNYVSLTHARSNILLSAGWSLTGTFGPGDFNLCVPLGMLLGFCEDYRRVVINARYELVLIRARNDNNCVVLSGDRYGARVDLHKVQWRMPHVYLNEINKLRLLRTLESGRFFNMAFHSWDLYEFPLLQSTIAHSWAVKAATQLEKPRYVIFALQTGRRNATTKDASLFDACDLSNVKLFLNSTFYPYDDIHLDFAKNRYAILYDMYARFRRAYYALDRDDDGAVLTMNKFLHCGPFVVLDCSRQNESVKSATVDVRIEFDCRRNVPPETTAYCLILHDRVVEYNPLTSVVRRVV, from the exons ATGGTCGACGTACTCGACATCGGCGATGAACCGGTCTTCGACGAGCGCATCGTCGGGCTCGAGACCCACACGTACAACCCGTACGCTAACACCACGTTCGGGCACAGCGATGAGATACGGATTCCCATACAACAGCAGGATCTGTACACGTTACCCT CTGAGGGGGATGCTCAAGCGGCGCCCATTAAACCTGGTGAACCACAGATGCACCTGGTGAACAACTGCGCGGCCTTCCTGTTCGACGAGCTTCGTTACGAGCTCAACGGCGTGGAGATAGACAGGAGCCGAAACGTCGGCGTGACGAGCACGCTCAAGAACTACGTTTCCCTGACCCACGCGCGCAGTAATATCCTACTGAGCGCTGGATGGAGTCTGACGGGCACGTTCGGGCCGGGTGATTTCAACCTCTGCGTCCCTCTCGGGATGCTGTTGGGATTCTGCGAGGACTACAGGCGCGTGGTGATCAACGCACGGTACGAGCTCGTTCTGATTCGTGcgcgcaacgacaacaatTGCGTCGTGCTGTCGGGCGACCGATACGGGGCGCGGGTAGACCTGCACAAGGTGCAGTGGCGCATGCCGCACGTCTACCTAAACGAGATCAACAAACTACGGTTGCTGCGCACCCTGGAGAGCGGTCGATTTTTCAATATGGCGTTCCACTCGTGGGACCTGTACGAGTTCCCCCTTCTGCAGAGCACGATCGCGCACTCCTGGGCCGTCAAAGCGGCCACGCAGCTGGAGAAACCGCGCTACGTCATCTTCGCGCTGCAGACTGGTCGAAGGAACGCCACGACGAAGGACGCGTCACTGTTCGACGCCTGCGACCTCTCCAACGTGAAGCTATTTCTCAATTCGACGTTCTATCCCTACGACGACATACATTTGGACTTTGCGAAGAATCGCTACGCGATACTGTATGACATGTATGCCAGATTCCGCAGAGCGTACTACGCACTCGATCGGGACGACGATGGAGCGGTGCTCACGATGAACAAGTTCCTGCACTGTGGACCGTTCGTGGTGCTGGACTGCTCGAGGCAGAACGAGTCGGTGAAGAGCGCCACCGTCGACGTCCGCATAGAGTTCGACTGCAGGCGTAACGTCCCGCCCGAGACCACTGCGTACTGTCTGATACTCCACGATCGCGTAGTCGAGTACAACCCGCTGACGAGCGTGGTACGTCGCGTCGTCTGA